A stretch of the Nosocomiicoccus ampullae genome encodes the following:
- a CDS encoding DUF1307 domain-containing protein gives MKKKILLTTLVVTTLAGCNHETEEENLDDVTMTQEKVEQKNELQYDKFKMEDDTLYLKNGDEESEVTLTHSDDVLIKQKTTTNSTYEARGYKDKTDAKKKLIEENEALKKNQDGVEYNLDLRDKDFTETLTIDYENADLNLVANIPEDEDTEGVYISYDQMKNTLFMRGYYTEGEATANFEAQEEIEGTGTIERKDNEVIAFNMDVVLPYESQELTKDEAVEQFTPLQKYYKEMSKKEGIDLSLSFEENGMHFKQNVDYEEADAEDVFKIEHVDETPTKKDLKKLREYSNQVEMFSRYGLLYKEK, from the coding sequence ATGAAGAAAAAAATATTATTAACAACATTAGTAGTAACAACTTTAGCAGGCTGTAATCATGAAACTGAAGAAGAAAATCTAGATGACGTTACGATGACTCAGGAAAAAGTTGAACAAAAAAATGAGTTGCAATATGACAAATTTAAAATGGAAGATGATACGTTATATTTAAAAAATGGTGACGAAGAATCAGAGGTTACACTGACGCATTCAGATGACGTATTAATTAAACAAAAGACAACTACAAATAGTACATATGAAGCAAGAGGTTATAAAGATAAAACCGACGCTAAGAAAAAGTTAATCGAAGAAAATGAAGCACTTAAAAAGAATCAAGACGGTGTTGAGTATAATCTAGATTTAAGAGACAAAGATTTTACTGAAACGTTAACGATTGATTATGAAAATGCAGATTTAAATTTAGTCGCAAATATCCCTGAAGATGAAGATACAGAAGGTGTTTATATTAGTTATGACCAAATGAAAAATACGTTATTTATGAGAGGGTATTATACTGAAGGTGAAGCGACTGCGAATTTTGAAGCCCAAGAAGAGATTGAAGGAACAGGAACGATTGAGCGTAAAGACAATGAAGTGATCGCCTTTAATATGGATGTCGTTCTTCCATATGAGTCTCAAGAACTGACTAAAGATGAAGCGGTTGAACAATTTACACCACTTCAAAAATATTATAAAGAAATGAGTAAGAAAGAGGGTATCGATTTATCTTTATCATTTGAAGAAAACGGTATGCATTTTAAACAAAATGTCGATTACGAGGAAGCGGACGCTGAAGATGTGTTTAAAATTGAACATGTCGATGAAACACCGACAAAAAAAGATTTAAAAAAATTAAGAGAGTACTCTAATCAAGTTGAAATGTTTTCACGTTACGGTTTACTCTATAAAGAAAAATAA
- a CDS encoding TrkH family potassium uptake protein — protein MRFISNMLNRMTPQRSIFLYYLSALIVSTLLMQLPFFYNDDTYITFMDTLFVTASGISVTGLTTVNIVDTFNTYGIILLMFILNLGGIGIMAMSTFIWILLGRKITLRERTAIMVDNSRQVISGGVQLVLNIVSLLFLIEFIGAFIYTLVFYYKTENFLDALLQGTFLSVSATTNAGFDLYHQSLIGYSDNYYIIIPVMFQIVLGAIGYPVLIEVKEYFSRKNPYFRFSLFTKVTTSMYAILFLLGTVFYLLIEWNGSQFNNSILSKVTSAVFMSVSTRSAGITIVDPSLLNEATQLLFSMLMFIGSSPSSAGGGIRTTTLAILILTIIAFSKGEERPIIFKRSIARQDTERAFIVFFLAIVLMFLGISIITFVEGDRHSLMSIIFEVASAFGTCGMSMGITEDLNTTSELILIFFMFIGRVGFLSFLLSFGDNRKSIIKYPTDRLTVG, from the coding sequence TATTATTTAAGTGCATTAATAGTTTCTACATTATTAATGCAGTTGCCGTTTTTTTATAATGACGATACATATATAACTTTTATGGATACGCTATTTGTTACTGCTTCCGGTATCTCCGTTACAGGGTTAACGACAGTAAATATCGTCGACACGTTTAATACGTATGGAATTATTCTTTTAATGTTTATTTTAAACCTTGGCGGTATTGGAATTATGGCGATGTCGACATTTATATGGATACTTCTTGGAAGAAAAATAACTCTAAGAGAACGTACTGCGATTATGGTCGATAATAGTCGCCAAGTAATTTCAGGTGGTGTTCAGCTCGTTCTTAACATCGTATCGTTGCTATTTTTAATAGAATTTATCGGTGCATTCATTTACACGTTAGTTTTCTATTATAAAACTGAAAACTTTTTAGATGCGCTCCTTCAAGGAACATTTTTATCAGTCTCTGCAACGACGAACGCTGGATTCGACTTATACCACCAATCATTAATTGGTTATAGTGATAATTACTACATCATTATTCCAGTGATGTTTCAAATTGTGTTAGGTGCGATTGGTTATCCAGTGTTAATTGAAGTGAAAGAATATTTTAGTCGAAAAAATCCATATTTTAGATTTAGTTTATTTACAAAAGTTACAACGTCAATGTATGCGATATTATTTTTACTCGGTACTGTTTTTTATTTGCTGATTGAGTGGAACGGATCACAGTTTAACAATTCAATATTGTCAAAAGTAACGAGTGCAGTTTTTATGAGTGTCTCTACACGTAGTGCTGGAATTACTATTGTAGATCCTTCGTTATTAAATGAAGCGACGCAATTATTATTTAGTATGCTGATGTTTATCGGGTCATCACCATCAAGTGCTGGTGGTGGTATTCGTACCACGACACTTGCGATTTTAATACTGACAATCATCGCATTTTCTAAAGGGGAAGAGCGCCCGATAATTTTTAAACGTAGTATCGCTAGACAAGATACTGAACGTGCATTTATCGTGTTCTTTCTTGCTATCGTACTTATGTTTTTAGGTATATCGATTATTACATTTGTAGAAGGTGACAGACATAGTTTAATGTCGATTATTTTTGAGGTTGCAAGTGCATTCGGAACGTGTGGAATGTCAATGGGAATTACTGAAGATTTAAATACGACTAGTGAACTCATTTTAATCTTCTTTATGTTTATTGGACGCGTTGGATTTTTAAGTTTCTTACTTAGTTTCGGTGATAACCGTAAATCAATTATCAAATATCCAACGGATCGTCTAACAGTTGGCTAA